ACTACGCTGCCGCCCTGCAACAGCTGACCGCCCCTGCCTGCCGGAGCCTGCACCTGCGCGCTGTCGCCCTGCCGCCGTTGCATGCCTGCCTGACCTTGCTGGCTTGGCAGCTGGAACTGGTCGATCCCCGTACCGGGCGGCTCGCCCTCGATACCACTGAGCAAATGGCACTGCTGCATGATCTGGCCACGGCACTGGACCAACCCTTGCCGCAAACGTGTGCGCCCTGCCGTGACAGCGCCAGCGATTGCCTTCACCCGCATCCGCACGCCGAACCGGCAATGTTGCCCGCCTCCCCCTTCCGGGCGCATTAGCGAGCCAACTTACTGCATGGCTGCCTTAGGCACTCTCATGTATTTGCAAGTTCAGGCATCAGACTCTTTTCAAGCGAAACGCTAGTTGAACTTGCAAAACCGTGCGCACGCACTTATTGACATCATTTGGCCATCTAACAAGTTCATCAATTGGCGCTGACCGGCCCGCAAATCCCGAGGTTTCAAAGCATTACGCAGCCGCGACCAACCTGGCCCGAAGTGTTAACATGCGCACCCACCGCCAATGCCTCGGCAAGATGTTTCAAGGCCTCCATCAGCAAGACGTCAGTGGCTCCCCAATCTATGCTCCCACCCTCGAATAGTTCCTTGCGCCGTTGTTCCCGCGCCACAATGTTGCGCTGGGCGACCGCACTGCTGTGCGTGGTGTCGCTGGTGGCCAACCTGCTGCTTTGTGTGGGTAGCCTGGCCATGCCCGCCAGCCTGCTGGTACTGCAAGTGCTGGCCATGCTGGGTGTGGCCTGGCACCTGAGGCTAGGCGCCCGCTCCATCAGCCTGCGCCCGGCGGAGTTGGCCGACCGTATGCTCAAGGTACAGGAAGGCGAGCGTCAGCACCTGAGCCGTGAACTGCACGACGACATCGGCCAATTGCTCACCGCCGCCAAGCTGCAGCTGGAATGGCTGCAACGGCGCATGCCGGGCGAATTGCAGGCACACTGCAGCACGCTGCGCGCCACGCTTGAGGACTCCCTCGGCAAGGTCCGGGATGTCTCGGCACTGCTCAACCCACGGCAACTGGCGAGCCTGGGCCTGGAAGCCAGCCTGCGCGCCCACCTGGTACGCACCCTGGCCAACAGCGAAGTGCACTGGAGCCTGGAATGCCACCAGCGCCTGGGGGGCATTTCCGAAGAAGTGGCCATGGCCGCCTTTCGCATCACGCAAGAAGCCGTCACCAACATGCTGCGCCATGCCCAGGCGCGCAACCTGACCATCCGCCTGCAGCGCAGCCCTGCCGGCCTCGCCCTGTCAATCCACGATGACGGGCTTGGTTTCATCCCGGCCAGCAACCCGGCCGAAGCCGGCCAACGCGGCATGGCAGGCATGCAGGAACGTGCCACCGCGCTCAACGGCAACCTCGACATCACCAGCCAGCTCGGCCTGGGCACGCGCATCGAAGTGCTCTTCCCGTGGCCACCCCGTACCCATGAACGCGCCAGGACGCCCGCCTCCGATGACCTGTAGACTGCTGCTGGTAGACGATCACGCGCTGATCCGTGCCGGGGTGCGTGCCTTGGTGTCCGACATTCCCGGTTACTGCGTGGTCGGCGAAGCCGATGATGGCGACCAACTGCTCCAGCAGGCGCAGCACCTCGCCCCCGAAATCGTCCTGCTGGACATCTCGATGCGCTCCACCAGCGGCCTGGACGCCCTCACCCAGCTGCGCGCCGCCGGCCACACCTGCAAGGTGCTGATCCTGTCCATGCACACCGACCCGGACCTGATCATGCGCGCCCTCGAAAGCGGCGCCCACGGCTACCTGCTCAAAGACGCCACGGCCACCGAGCTGGAGCAGGCGCTCACGGCACTGCGCGCCGGTGAACGCTACCTCAGCCCGGCCATCGCCCACACCGTGATCAACCAGGCACTGATGCGCGCCCATGGCGGCAAACAGGCCAGCACCGACCGCCACAACCTGACCGCCAGGCAGCTGGAAATCCTGCGCCTGATCGTGCGCGGCAAGGCCACCCGCGAGATCGCCACCGGGCTGGGCCTGTCGGTCAAGACCGTGGAAACCCATCGTTCGCAGATCATGAAGCGCCTGCATATCTACGACGTCGCCGGCCTCGTGCTGTACGCCGTCCGCGAAAAAATCATCAGCCTGGACGACTGAGCAACGGCGAATCCACCGGCAAATGCACTTGCAGCGCTGCCGGGCTGGCTTCGAAACGCCAGCTGTCGGCCTGCAAAGGCTCGCCGTCGAGGTTGATGTCCAGGCCTTGGGAGCATTTGATTTCCACCCAGGGCAAGCGCGCCCGCACGAACAGGCCTTCCCCGGCCAGCAGCTCGCGCAAGGCGCCGACGATTTCCTGCGGGGCGGGCAGGATGGCGATATCGAGCAAGCCATCATCTGCCATGGCATCCGGGCACAATACCTGGCCACCACCGGCCTGCCGGCCATTGCCGATACCCAGCGCCAGCAGCTGGCCCTGCCAGTGGAAGTCCGGCCCTTTGAGTTCGACCGAGGCGGCCTGCAACTCGCTGAACCGGGACAACCCGGTAAACAGATAGGCGGCGGCCCCCAGCACTTTCTTCAAATCTTCGGATGTGCTGGCCGTAACCTGGCTGCCAAAGCCCCCCGTGGCCATGTTCAGGAACAACTGATCGCCCACCCGCCCAAGGTCGATTGGCCTTGGCGGCTGCTCCAGCAATGCCAGCGCCCCGGCCGGCTCCAGCGGCACGCCGGCAGCCTTGGCAAAGTCATTGGCCGTACCCAATGGCAGCAGCGCCAGGCTGGCCTTGCCGCCTGCAAGCCCCATGGCTTCAGCCACGTCACGCAGGGTGCCATCGCCGCCACCAGCCACAATGTGGCTATAGCCCGCGGCCAGCGCTTCATTCACCAGGCGCTGTGCGTCGCCCGCTTCCCAGGTAACCCGCACATCCAGCGCCCAGCCACGCTCGCGCATGGCCTTCACCGCCTCACGCACGTCTTCGTTCATTGCCTGCTTGCCATGCAGGATCACTATTGCCTTGCGCTGTTGCATCGCGCCTCTCCCTGAAGACGGTCCGGTCCTGATCTCGACCACACACTTAAGCAGAATGCTGCATGGTTGACGCAAAAACCTGGGAGCGTTCCATCGGCTGGCTGGGCGAAGGGCTGATCGTGGGCTTTACTGATAGCAATGGACGCGTCCCGGCTCCAGCTTCGGCTGAGCGCCTTCGGACGCGTTTTTTTTGCTCGCAGGCTTAGCGAGGTTCCCGGCCCATGCGCATACTCTGGACGCTGCCCTACCTGCCCTGGCCCACCACCAGTGGCTGCAAGACCCGGCAATACCACCTGTTGCGCGCCATGGCGCAACACGGCCACCGGATCACCTTGCTGGTGCAGTCCAAGATCCCGCTCAGCGATGCCACCCGTGAAGCCCTGGAGCCTTTGGTCGAACGCCTGATCGTGCTGCCCCGGCGCGCGCTGCACAGCCCGCTCAACCTGCTGGCCTCGCCGATCATCGATTACCCCATGCGCGCCATCATCAACGGCCTTGCCCCGTGCCTGCGGCACCGCTTCGAGCAACTGCTGGACGAACCCTGGGACGTCATCCAGATCGAACACAGCTACAGCTTCCAACCGTTCGAGAAAGCCCTGCAAGCCCGCGGCCTGCCCTACATGCTGAGTGAGCACAACCTGGAATCGGTGATGGGCGCCGCCAGCCATGACCGCCTGCCCCTGTGGCTGCGCCCGCTCAACGCCTTCGACCGTTGGCGCTACCGCCGTTGGGAGCAGCGCGTGTTGCGCCAACCCAGCGAAGTGGTGGCGGTGAGCGCGCACGATGCCGAACTGATCAGCCAGATCTGCGGGCGCCCGGTAAACGTTGTGGTCAATGGTGTGGATTGCGATTACTTCCAGCACGTGACCCCGGCGTTGCATAGCCAGCGCCTGCTGTTTGTCGGCAACTTCGAGTACGGCTCCAACCTGGAGGCCATCGAGTGGGCGCTGGAAGAGATCCTGCCACAAGTGTGGATGAGCAACCCCGCAGTCCGCCTGGCCATTGCCGGGCATGCCATGCCGGCCAGCTGGAAGCTGCACTGGAACGACCCGCGCATCGAATGGTTCGGTTACCGCCCGGACCTGCGCGAACTGCAACGGCGCTCGGCGCTGTTTTTTGCGCCCCTGCGTTATGCCGGCGGCTCCAAGGTGAAAATCCTCGAGGCCATGGCGGCAGGGTTGCCGGTAATCACCACCGACAAAGGCGTTTCAGGCCTTGCGGTTAACAAGGGTGAACATTACCTGGGCGGTGACGACGCCGACCAGTTGGCGCTGTCGATCACCCAGTTGCTCAACCAACCCTGGCGCATGTGCCAGATGAGCGAAGCCGCCCGCCTGTTCGCCCGGCAACGCCACGACTGGAGCGTGGCGGCCCAGCAACTGGAAAACGTGCACATGCGCCTGACCCAGTCGGCGCCGCAGGCCACGGCGCCGCTAGGTGCCAGCTGGCTGGGGCGTTCAGCCAAGTAGCTCGCTCAGGGGGATGAACGGCACGCTGTCACCGGGCTTTGGCGTACTGCCTTCACGCACTTCCACCAACCCCTCGGCCCACGCCGCACTGCGCAGCACACCGGAGCTCTGGTTCTTGTAGATGCGCACCTGGCCATCTTCAATCCGTGCGCGCAAGTATTCGCGCCGGGTGCCGGCCTTGGGCCAGTCGAAACCTGCCGGCACGTCGAAGCGCAGCGGTGTAACCTGTTGCACCCCTTGGCGGCGCAGCAGGTAGGGCCGTGTAAGCAGGCCGAATGTCACCAGCGTGGAGGCCGGGTTACCCGGCAAGCCGATTACCGGCACGCCCTGGTAGTGCCCGAAGGTCAGCGGCTTGCCAGGTTTGATCGCCAGCTTCCACAAGGCCAGCTCGCCCGCCTCACGCAGCGCTGCCCCCAGGTAGTCAGCCTCGCCCACCGATACCCCGCCCGTGGACAGGATCAGGTCGACATCGCCCAGGCTGGCCAGGCACTCACGCGTACGCGCCAGGTCATCGGGGAGAATGCCCATGTCCCGCACTTCGCAGCCCAGCCGTTGCAACCAGCTGACCAACAGGCGCCGATTGCTGTTGTAGATCTGCCCCGGGCCCAGCGGCAAGCCTGGCTCGACCAGTTCGTCGCCGGTAGACAGCACCGCGACGCGCACCCGGCGCACCACCTGCAGCTCGCCGTGGCCAAGGGTGGCCGCCAAGCCCAGCTCAATAGGACCAAGGCGGGTGCCGGCCGTCATTACCTGCTCGCCCTTGCGGGTTTCCTGGCCTTGTGGGCGCACGTTCTGGTCCAGTGCCAGTGGCTCGAGGAAGCGTACGCGGCCGTCTTCGAGCACTTCGGTGTTTTCCTGCATTTCGACGCAGTCGGCACCGGCCGGCAGCGGCGCACCGGTGAAGATGCGGGCACAAGTGCCCGGCTGCAGCGGCTCGGGGGCGTGGCCTGCAAAGATGCGCTGGCTCACCGGCAGTGGCTCGCCCACGCAGTCGGCCAGGCGCACGGCATAGCCGTCCATGGCGCTGTTGGGCCAAGGCGGCAGGTCAAGCGAAGCTATCAGGTCGACGGCCAGCACGCGGCCCTCGGCATCTCCCAATGCGACGGTTTCCGTTTCACGGATGGGCGCGGCTTCTGCAAGGCCCAACAAACGTTCGAGGGCTTCTTCCACCGGCATCAGCGGCCGGGCCTGGGGCGCCTCAACCACGGCTTTCACACGCAGCGACCGGTTTGAGGTTTGCCACGAAATTGCACGGGCGGTGGCGGGCATCCAGTTGTTCGGCAAGGATGCCGTCCCAGCCGGTGCGCACGGCGTTGGTCGAACCCGGCAGGCAGCATACCAGCGTGCCGTTGGCCAACCCGGCCAAGGCGCGGGACTGTATGGTGGACGTGCCGATATCGGCCACGGAAATCTGCCGGAACAGCTCGCCAAAACCTTCCACTTGCTTGTCCAGCAAGCAGGCAACCGCTTCGGGGGTGCTGTCGCGGCCGGTGAAGCCGGTGCCGCCGGTAATCAGCACCACCTGCACGCTGTCGTCGGCGATCCACGTGGCAACCTGGGCGCGGATCTTGTACAGGTCGTCCTTGAGCAGCACGCGGGCTGCCAGCTGGTGGCCTGCCGCGGTGAGGCGGTCGACGAACATCTGGCCGGAGGAATCGGTGTCGAAGGTACGGGTGTCGCTGACGGTCAGCACGGCGATGTTCAGCGCCACGAACGGGGTATCTGCCTTGGCTTTCATGTAGGTACGTCGCAAGGTAAGTGGATGCCCGCATTTATATCACAGGGCACCCACGCCCGACCCAGGTCAATGCCTGATCACAAAGGCTATGCTGCATTGTGAAAGGAACTTGCGCGAACGCGCTGCGTCATACAGACATCTAGCACCATCGCATTGGAGAACCACGATGATTCAACGGACCCTTCCCGCCTTCCTGCTTGCCCTGGGCCTGGGCGCCCTCGCCGGCTGCGCCTCGCCGACCGTGATCACTTTGAACGACGGCCGAGAGATCCAGGCGGTGGATACTCCGTCCTATGACGAAGACTCCGGCTTCTACGAATTCGAGCAACTTGACGGCAAGCGCACCCGCCTGAACAAGGACCAGATTCGTACCGTCAAAGAGCTCTGAAAGGTGCGTGTTTGAGCAGAAGCTTGTTTAACAACAAGGGCTTGCGCTCGAAAATGCTATGCAGTAGGATTTCGTTCATCGGAGTGTAGCGCAGCCAGGTAGCGCGTCTCGTTCGGGACGAGAAGGCCGCAGGTTCGAATCCTGTCTCTCCGACCAAAATCCTGATCAAAAAGCCCGCCAATGTGCGGGCTTTTTGTTTTGCACCATGGCACCGGCTTCGCCGGTGATCGCGGATAAATCCGCTCCTACAGGAGTAATTCTGTAGGAGCGGATTTATCCGCGATGCAGCCGACACGGTGCATGGCTTGTTTCAGTTAACGCCAGCCACCTCAGCCTGTACCGGCACATACAACAACTGCAAACGCTCGCTGCTCCATTCGCGGGTACGGTTGGTCAGCTCAAGGTTGTTGTTCAGCTTCTGGCCATAGGTCGGCACGATTTCCTTCAGCTTGGCCTGCCACTCGGGCGACTTCACCTTGTCCTTGAAGGTCTTTTCCAGCACGGTCAGCATGATCGGCGCGGCGGTCGAGGCCCCCGGGGATGCGCCAAGCAATGCCGCGATGCTGCCATCCTGGGCGGCCACCACTTCAGTACCAAACTGCAGCACGCCACCGAGTACCGGGTCTTTCTTGATCACCTGAACGCGCTGGCCGGCCTGCAGCAGTTTCCAGTCTTCGTTCTTGGCATTCGGGAAGTACTCGCGCAAAGCATTCATGCGGTCATCGAAACTGAGCATCAACTGGCCCATCAGGTAGGTGCTGAGGTCGATGTTGTCGATGCCGGCGTTGACCATCGGCAGCACGTTATGGCTGTTCAGCGAGGCGAACATGTCCAGCAACGAGCCGTGCTTGAGGTACTTGGTGGAGAACGTCGCGAAGGGGCCGAACAGCAGCACTTCCTTGCCATCGATCACGCGGGTATCCAGGTGCGGTACCGACATGGGCGGCGCACCGACCGAGGCTTTACCGTACAGCTTGGCCTTGTGGCGGGCGACGATGTCCGGGTTGTCGGTCATCAGGAACTGGCCACCCACCGGGAAGCCGGCATAGCCCTCGGCTTCGGGGATGCCCGACTTTTGCAGCAGCTTGAGTGCGCCGCCACCGGCGCCGATGAACACGAACCTGGCGTTGACGCTTTGCTCCTTGCTGCCGTCGGCCAGGTTGGCCACCACGACCTTCCAGGTGCCGTCGTCGTTGCGCACGATGTCGCGCACCTCATGCTCAAGGTGCAGCTTTACGTTCGGGTTGCGGGTCATCGAGGCGAACAGCTGGCGGGTGATTTCGCCAAAGTTCACGTCGGTGCCAATGGCCATGCGCGTGGCGGCCACCTTCTGCTGCGGGTCACGGCCTTCCATCACCAGCGGCACCCACTGGCGGATCTGCTCGTGGTCTTCGGTGATTTCCATGCCACGGAACAGCGAGCTGTGCTGCAAAGCGGCCACGCGCTTGTGCAGGAAGGCGATGTTTTCGTCACCCCACACAAAGCTCATGTGCGGCACGTTGTTGATGAACGACCTAGGGTTGCTCAGCACGCCCTGCTCGACCTGGTAGGCCCAGAACTGCTTGGAGATCTCGAACTGCTCGTTCACGCCAACGGCCTTGCTGATGTCGATGCTGCCGTCCTTGCCTTCGCTGGTGTAGTTCAGCTCGCAGAAGGCCGAGTGGCCGGTGCCGGCGTTGTTCCAGGCATTGGAGCTTTCTTCGGCGACCTGGTCCATGCGCTCGTAGACGTCGACTTTCCAGTCCGGTTGCAATTCGGTGAGGTAGGTGCCAAGGCTGGCACTCATGATGCCGCCGCCGATCAGCAGCACGTCGACGGTTTTTTCCGGCTCGCCGGGCTTGGAGCAGCCGATGACGCTCAGGCAGAGGAGCGCCAGCAGGATTTTCTTCATGGGGTAGATCCAGTTGTTGTGTACGCGCGGCGCTATAGCAGGGAGTGTGCCAACCGGATCGGGGCCTTGATTCATGGGGTGAGGCGGTATGACGCATGGCGACAATCCGCCACAGGCAGCAGCGGATTGGCGTGCGGGTGGCGGAATTCCCCCTCAGGTTTTACGCCGTCAAGCGCGACGTCACCTCCCCCAATTGCCCCGACAACCCGTGCAACCGCTGCCCGGCCTGCTCGGTGTGCTGCACCGCTTCCTGGTTGGCGGTGGCGATGCGGGTGATTTCGATCAGGTTGCGCGAGATGTCTTCGGCCACGCTGGTCTGCTCTTCGGCGGCGGTGGCGATCTGGCGGTTCATGTCGCGGATCGCTTCCACTGCCGTGGTGATGCGCTGCAGCATCTGCCCGGCCTGCTGCACCTGCTCGGCGCCCTCCTCGCTGCGTTGCTGGCCGCTTTCGATGGCCTTTACCGCCTCGACCGCGCCAGACTGCACCGCCTCGATGATCTGGTGGATCTCGGCAATCGATGCCGCCGTGCGTTGAGCCAGGCTGCGCACCTCGTCCGCCACCACCGCAAAACCGCGCCCGGCTTCGCCCGCACGGGCCGCTTCGATGGCCGCGTTGAGCGCCAGCAGGTTGGTTTGCTCGGCAATGCCGCGGATCACTTCCAGCACCTTGCCAATGCGTGAGCTGTCGTTTTCCAGGTGGCGGATCACGGTGGCCGTGCCGGCGATTTCACGGTTGACCACGCCAATGATGTCGATGGTCTGCTGCATCACCTGCTCACCGGCCTGGGCGCTATGGTCGGCATCGTCAGCGGCGCGGGCGGCTTGCGCGGCATGGCGGGCCACCTCCTGGGCGGTGGCGGACATTTCATGCATGGCGGTGGCCACCTGGTCGGTACGCTGGAACTGGTCCTGGGTACCGCGGGCCATGCCGCTGGCAATGCTGCGCAGCTGGCCGCTGGCGCCTTCCAGTTCCTGGGCGTTGCCCTTGAGGCGGCCAACGGTTTCGGCAAGGAAGTCGCGCAGGGTGTTGGCGGCATGGGCGAGGCGGCCCAGTTCATCCTCGCGGTGGCTGTCGACCCGGGCGGCGAAACGGCCCTGGCTCAGTTGCGCCACGTAGTCGATCAACTGGCGGATCGGCTCGATCAGGCTGCGGTTGATCAGCCACAGGCTCAGCAGGCCCACCAGCAACGCCGAACCCAGCATCACCAGCACGCCCAACCATACCGTGCGCTCGGCGTTACCGTTGATGTGGGCCGCACGCGCTCGGGCATCGGTGCGCAACTGCTCAACCAATGCGCTCATCTGCTCGCTGGCGGCGCGGTCGACGCCCTTGACGGCGGCATCGCCAGCAACCGGGTCACCCCCTGCTGCCACAAACGCCTGGCGGCCCTGTTCATAGGCAACGCCCAACTGGCGGTGGCTGTCGCGCAGTTGCTGCAGCGGCGCCTTGAGCGGGCCGTCACTGCTGTCGATCAACTGCCCAAGCAGCTGCTGAACCTGCTGCTCGCGCGCCTGAAACTGCTGCCAGTACTTGTCCAGCTCGGCCGGCTGGCGGCCGCGCAGCAGCACGTTCTTCCACTCCTGCACCTGCACTTTGAACTGCAGGTTGGCTTCATCGATCAGCTGCGATGCCCGTAGCGGCCCATCGACCAGTTCGGCGTAACCGCGCACGCTGGAAGACAGGAACTGGAAGCACACCAGGGCGATCAGCAGCATCGCCGCCAGGCTGCCGCCGAGCAGGGAGAGAATTTGCACTCTGAGGGATTTACGCAGCATGGCGGGTCTCGCGAACAGGAAGGAAAAAGGCAATGCACCGTTCGCAGGCCAAAAAAAAGCTGCCATCGAGCAATGGCAGCCAGGTCGAGCACTTACGCAACAGTTGAGGCAGATACTCTCAGGCAATTGCTACAGATATGTTACAGATGAGAGACATCCTGGCCCGTGGTGAACTGCAACTGCGCCAGGCGGGCATACAACGGGCTGGCCTCGATCAGCTGCTGGTGAGTGCCAACCGCCACCAGGTGGCCCTTGTCGATCACCGCAATGCGGTCGGCATGCTGCACGGTGGCCAGGCGGTGGGCGATAACCAAGGTAGTGCGGCCTGCCATCAGGCTGGGCAATGCCTGCTGGATCAGGTGCTCGCTTTGCGCGTCCAGGGCGCTGGTGGCTTCGTCGAGCAGCAATATCGGTGCATCCACCAGCAACGCCCGGGCGATCGCCAGCCGTTGCCGTTGCCCGCCGGACAGGCCGACGCCCCCTTCACCCAGCAGCGTCTGGTAACCCTCGGGCAACTGGCGGATGAATTCGTCGGCATACGCCCCGCGTGCCGCCGCCTCGACCTCGGCAAAGGTGGCGTCTGGCCGGCCATAACGGATGTTGGCCTCGACCGTGCCCCGAAACAGCGACGGGTTTTGCGCCACCAGGGCGAACTGGCGGCGCAGGTCGTGCAGCGCCAGCGTGGTAATGGGTTTGCCATCAAGCAGAATGCGGCCCTGCTGGGGGTCGTAGAAGCGCAGCAACAGGTCGAACAGGGTCGATTTGCCAGCCCCCGACGGCCCCACCAGCGCCACAGTCTGGCCGGGCTCGATGGTCAGGCTCAAATGGTCGATCGCAGCAATGGATGGCCGTGACGGGTAGGCAAATGCCACCTGCTGCAACTCAATCCGCCCACTTGCCCGCTGCAAGTCCGCCGCCAGGTCGGGGCCAAGAATTGCACTGCGTGCCGCCAACAGTTCGGCAATGCGCTCTGCCGCCCCCGCCGCACGCTGCAGCTCGCCGATCACTTCGCTGAGGGTACCGAACGCGCTGCCCACGATCAGGCTGTAGAACACGAATGCAGCCAGTTCGCCGGCCGAGATACGCCCGGCGATCACGTCCATGCCGCCCACCCACAGCATCACCCCTACTGCGCCCAGCACCAGCACGATCACCAGGGTGATCAGCCAGGCGCGTTGGGCGATGCGCCGCCGCGCGACGGCGAACGCGGCTTCCACGGTATCGGCAAACAGTTCGCGATCGCGGGCCTCGTGGTTGTACGCCTGCACGGTCTTGATCTGCCCCAGGGTTTCGGCCACGTAACTGCCCACGTCCGCCACCCGGTCCTGGCTCTGGCGGGACAGGCTGCGTACGCGCCGGCCAAACAGCAGGATGGGGGCCAGCACCAGCGGCAAGGCCACGACAACGATACTGGTGAGCTTGGGGTTGGTGATGAATAGCAGCACCACGCCACCGAGCACCATCAGCGCATTGCGCAAGAACATCGACAGCGACGAGCCGATGACCGACTGCAGCAAGGTAGTGTCGGCGGTCAGCCGGGACTGGATCTCCGAGCTGCGGTTGTCCTCGAAAAACCCGGGGTGCAGGCTGACAAGGTGGTCGAACACGGCACGGCGGATGTCGGCCACGCAGCGCTCGCCAATCCACGAGACCAGGTAGAAACGGCTGAACGTGCCAACCGCCAGGGCCAGCACCAGCACCAGAAACAAGCCGATGGTCTGGTTGAGCTGGTGCGCGGAGCCGGTCATGAAGCCTTGGTCCACCAGCAGGCGAATGCCCTGCCCCATGGACAAGGTGATACCAGCGGTTACCACCAGCGCCAGTAATGCCAGCAGGGCCTGGCGGCGGTAAGGGCGGACGAACTGCCAGCCCAGGCGCAGGGCACGGCGTTGGCGGGGAGATACGGGTTCGGGCATGGCGGTTACCACAGCGTCAGGAACGGGAAGACTACCACCCATCCCGACAGGGCGCGGCTATAGCCCATCGTTCTAACAGGGCTGTAGCGGTTTTTCGTGCTTTCTGTTGGACTGTGGGTGCAGCACAGGTTTATCTGGAAATTGGACCTGACGAGGAGACACGACATGAGTCTGCAACACGGCAGCGATACCCAGAAGAAGAACGAGAGCAAACCTTGTGGTTCGGTCATTGATGCCCAAGGCCGCGAGGTGCCGATTACCGATGCGATGATCAAAAAGGCCTGCGAGGATCTGGAAAAGAGCCGGGTCCGTAAGGTGCGCAAGGGCTGAGGGCCCCATCGCGGCTGAAGCCGCTCCTACAGGTTTGCACAGGCCTGTAGGAGCGGCTTTAGCCGCGATGAAGCATGGCACGATTTCAGGCCAGCACTGCCCCCAGCGCACTCACCAACTGCCCCAACTGCGGCGCCTCGCCCCGCACCCGTACAGCCAACCCTTCAATCTCCCGCCGTGGCGGGTATTGCTTGCGCAACTGGTCGAACGCCGCCCGCTGTTCGGCCACGTCTTCACTCAGGCTACGGCGGAAATCGGCATCATCCCGGCGCGGGTCATACACGGCACGGCAAATAGCCGCCAGTGCCCAGGCCGGGTCGGCGCTTTCATCCAGTTCAAGCTGGGCCAGTGGCGGGCGGGGCAGCAGGTCGGCAAGCTGCACGCGCTCATCCTGCCCCAGGAAGCGGCACAAGGCCTGGTAGATCTGCGCCGTGCCGCGCTGCCGGCCGTCAAGGCTGTAGCCGGCGATATGCGGTGTGGCCAGGGTGCACAGGTCGGCCAGTGCCAGGTCCACCTGCGGCTCGCCTTCCCACACATCAAGCACGGCATGCACGTCTTCACGGTCCAGCAGCAATTCACGCAGGGCGGCGTTGTCCACCACCGGCCCGCGGCTGGCGTTGATCAACCAGGCGCCGGGGCGCAGGCGTGCCAGTTGCCGCTCACCCAGCAGGTGCCAGGTGGGGTGTTCACCCGCGCGCTCCAGCGGGGTGTGCAGGCTGATCACGTCGCACTGCTCCAGCA
The genomic region above belongs to Pseudomonas sp. PSKL.D1 and contains:
- a CDS encoding histidine kinase, which produces MDHTVFNSSALQEFLLDAQVLLTQSQECLQHLELIANDPDACHCLNNTLGTLARRANGLGLFEVAHYAAALQQLTAPACRSLHLRAVALPPLHACLTLLAWQLELVDPRTGRLALDTTEQMALLHDLATALDQPLPQTCAPCRDSASDCLHPHPHAEPAMLPASPFRAH
- a CDS encoding sensor histidine kinase, giving the protein MLPPSNSSLRRCSRATMLRWATALLCVVSLVANLLLCVGSLAMPASLLVLQVLAMLGVAWHLRLGARSISLRPAELADRMLKVQEGERQHLSRELHDDIGQLLTAAKLQLEWLQRRMPGELQAHCSTLRATLEDSLGKVRDVSALLNPRQLASLGLEASLRAHLVRTLANSEVHWSLECHQRLGGISEEVAMAAFRITQEAVTNMLRHAQARNLTIRLQRSPAGLALSIHDDGLGFIPASNPAEAGQRGMAGMQERATALNGNLDITSQLGLGTRIEVLFPWPPRTHERARTPASDDL
- a CDS encoding response regulator, whose product is MTCRLLLVDDHALIRAGVRALVSDIPGYCVVGEADDGDQLLQQAQHLAPEIVLLDISMRSTSGLDALTQLRAAGHTCKVLILSMHTDPDLIMRALESGAHGYLLKDATATELEQALTALRAGERYLSPAIAHTVINQALMRAHGGKQASTDRHNLTARQLEILRLIVRGKATREIATGLGLSVKTVETHRSQIMKRLHIYDVAGLVLYAVREKIISLDD
- the yegS gene encoding lipid kinase YegS is translated as MQQRKAIVILHGKQAMNEDVREAVKAMRERGWALDVRVTWEAGDAQRLVNEALAAGYSHIVAGGGDGTLRDVAEAMGLAGGKASLALLPLGTANDFAKAAGVPLEPAGALALLEQPPRPIDLGRVGDQLFLNMATGGFGSQVTASTSEDLKKVLGAAAYLFTGLSRFSELQAASVELKGPDFHWQGQLLALGIGNGRQAGGGQVLCPDAMADDGLLDIAILPAPQEIVGALRELLAGEGLFVRARLPWVEIKCSQGLDINLDGEPLQADSWRFEASPAALQVHLPVDSPLLSRPG
- a CDS encoding glycosyltransferase family 4 protein gives rise to the protein MRILWTLPYLPWPTTSGCKTRQYHLLRAMAQHGHRITLLVQSKIPLSDATREALEPLVERLIVLPRRALHSPLNLLASPIIDYPMRAIINGLAPCLRHRFEQLLDEPWDVIQIEHSYSFQPFEKALQARGLPYMLSEHNLESVMGAASHDRLPLWLRPLNAFDRWRYRRWEQRVLRQPSEVVAVSAHDAELISQICGRPVNVVVNGVDCDYFQHVTPALHSQRLLFVGNFEYGSNLEAIEWALEEILPQVWMSNPAVRLAIAGHAMPASWKLHWNDPRIEWFGYRPDLRELQRRSALFFAPLRYAGGSKVKILEAMAAGLPVITTDKGVSGLAVNKGEHYLGGDDADQLALSITQLLNQPWRMCQMSEAARLFARQRHDWSVAAQQLENVHMRLTQSAPQATAPLGASWLGRSAK
- a CDS encoding molybdopterin molybdotransferase MoeA; the protein is MPVEEALERLLGLAEAAPIRETETVALGDAEGRVLAVDLIASLDLPPWPNSAMDGYAVRLADCVGEPLPVSQRIFAGHAPEPLQPGTCARIFTGAPLPAGADCVEMQENTEVLEDGRVRFLEPLALDQNVRPQGQETRKGEQVMTAGTRLGPIELGLAATLGHGELQVVRRVRVAVLSTGDELVEPGLPLGPGQIYNSNRRLLVSWLQRLGCEVRDMGILPDDLARTRECLASLGDVDLILSTGGVSVGEADYLGAALREAGELALWKLAIKPGKPLTFGHYQGVPVIGLPGNPASTLVTFGLLTRPYLLRRQGVQQVTPLRFDVPAGFDWPKAGTRREYLRARIEDGQVRIYKNQSSGVLRSAAWAEGLVEVREGSTPKPGDSVPFIPLSELLG
- the moaB gene encoding molybdenum cofactor biosynthesis protein B is translated as MKAKADTPFVALNIAVLTVSDTRTFDTDSSGQMFVDRLTAAGHQLAARVLLKDDLYKIRAQVATWIADDSVQVVLITGGTGFTGRDSTPEAVACLLDKQVEGFGELFRQISVADIGTSTIQSRALAGLANGTLVCCLPGSTNAVRTGWDGILAEQLDARHRPCNFVANLKPVAACESRG
- a CDS encoding YgdI/YgdR family lipoprotein is translated as MIQRTLPAFLLALGLGALAGCASPTVITLNDGREIQAVDTPSYDEDSGFYEFEQLDGKRTRLNKDQIRTVKEL